TTAGGGAAGGGCTAAGCTACACTATAGAATTACTGATTAAGGATTTAAAAGGCAATAAGGTTAAGCTAGTGGTTCCCGTAGAAGGAAAGAAATCTGAAGTGAAAATTAAAAAAGAGCTGAAAAAAACTCCCTACTATGTGGTTGCCAACAAACCCAATAACTTTGACCTAACCGCGGCAAAGGTCTATTTCCCGAGCAACACTTTCTACGAGGATTTTTACCTAGACCTTGAAAAAGGGGAAGATACGGTTAAAATACATACCAATACCGTTCCCGCCCACCGTAATTTCACCATCACTTTCGATGCCGCTAAATACACGGAGGAAGAACGGAAACAATTATTTATCGCAAGACTGGATAGTAAGTTAAGGCCTAGCTATTTAAATACGTATAAGCGTGGAAACACCTTTACGGCAAGAACTCGTAATCTTGGTACATACACCTTGGCAAAAGATTCAGTTGCACCAAAAATCGAAACCAAAAATTTTAAAGAAAAACAGTGGCTCAATAATTATAAATACCTCAGTGTTTCCATTTCTGATGATTTAAGTGGAATAGATACGTATAGTGCCACTTTAAACGGCGAATGGATTCTCATGGAATATGAACCTAAAAAGAATACGTTGACCTACAATTTTGACGATAAGATATTAGGGAAAAAGCAATGCGTTCTTAAAGTTACCGTTACAGATAATGTAGGTAACCAAAATACACTCACCGCGCCTTTCTATAGAAATTAGACCTTTTGAGATTTTGTAAATTATTTTTACTTTTTTTTATAACTTACCATTTTAATGGTAGGGCTCAGAACGCTACAATAACGGGCATTGTTCTAAACGAACGTAACGTCCCCTTGACAGATGTTAACATTTCTGCAGGGGTATTGGGTACAACTACGGATAAAGATGGCTTTTACATTCTTCAGATTACTGCCGACACGGAAACAGACATCGTTTTCACCCATATAGGACATAAAGAGGTTAGGTTAGAAAATTTAATTCTTACTACGAACGAAACCTATGAATTTAATCCGGTATTACGAAATGATGTTATTCAGGTCGATGGTGTTACCGTAACCCCTCGAGGCGAAAAAGAAGCAAGTGGTATTCTCTCTATTTCACCGGAAAAAATCAGGAAAATACCAGGTGCCAATGCAGGTGTGGAAAATATTTTGAAGCTCTTACCTGGTGTCTCTTCGAATAACGAATTAAGTACCCAATATGCTGTTAGAGGAGGTAATTATGATGAAAACCTTGTTTACATCAATGAGATTGAAGTGTACCGTCCTTTTTTGGTGCGCTCTGCACAACAAGAAGGTTTAAGTTTTGTAAACAGTGATTTGGTTCAGAACGTAAAATTTTCGGCTGGGGGTTTTCAAGCCAAGTATGGGGACAAACTTTCTTCCGTGCTAGATATTACGTATAAGAATCCGGTTACGTTCTCGGCTCAGGGAGATTTTAGTTTACTGGGAGCAAGTGCCAGTCTGGAAACCATATCCAAAAATAAAAAACTAAGCAGTATTACCGGCGTTAGATATAGAAACAATAGTCTTTTAGTTAACTCGCAACAAACGACGGCAAATTTAAATCCTTCTTTCACGGATGTGCAGAGTTACATAACCTACAGAATCTCCAACAAGTTCAATTTAAATTTCCTTGGAAACCTTTCCGTAAACAATTACCGAAACGAACCTTTGAAAAGAGAAACAAATTTTGGTACTATTGATGAGCCTAGGGCTTTAGTTGTTTTTTATGAGGGTAGAGAAAATAATAGATTCGCAACTGCCTTAGGTGCCGTCAAGGGTAATTACTATTTAAATGATAAGACCACACTAAAATTAATCACTTCTTTATATCATACGACCGAGGAGGAATATTCCGATGTAATAGCTTCTTACGAATTGGGAGATGTAAATAGTAATTTAGGTAGTGAAAACCTAGGCGAAATTCAAAATGCAAGGGGAATAGGCTCACAATTCAACAGAACCAGAAATGATTTGGATGCCTTGATATTCAATATAAATCATAGGGGTGTTCATAAGAATGGGAATACCGTTTTAGAATGGGGCCTAAAATACACTCATGAGGATATCAGGGATCAATTAGGGGAATCTGAATTTATAGATTCCGCCGGGTTTTCGGTACGCCCTATAAATCCTGCATTCGTTAACAATCAACCAGAAACACCTTTTAATGCACCATTGGTACCGTTCACAGGTCTTAATGCCACTAATTTTGTAAAGACAAATAGATTTTCTGGCTATGCCCAAATGGCAACACAAAAGAAATGGAACACAAACGACCTCTACTATAATATAGGTGTTCGTGCGCATTATTGGACGGTAAGCGGCACCAACGTTGAGAAAGTATCGCAAGTAGTATTCAGCCCAAGGGCACAAATAGCATTAAAACCCGATTGGGATAAAGATATGCTGTTTCGGTTTTCCACAGGCTTATACCATCAGCCGCCGTTCTACAGGGAGTTAAGAGACCTAACGGGAACCATAAACCCCAATGTAAAGGCTCAAAAATCGCTTCATTTTGTTCTTGGAAATGAGTATAGTTTTCTATTGTGGAATAGACCCTTTACCTTAATTAGTGAAGGCTATTATAAAAATCTAGACAATGTAAACGCCTACACCTTAGAAGATGTTCGCATACGATATGCTGCAGACAATGATGCTACCGCTTATGTTTATGGTGCAGAGCTAAGGCTTAATGGAGCATTTGTACCCGGTACGGAATCTTGGGTAAGTCTAGGGTATCTAAAGACCGAAGAAAATAGGAATGGTAGAGGTTTCATTGCGAGGCCAACGGACCAAAGAATTAAGATAGGCATCCTTTTTCAAGATTATGTGGCCACCATTCCAGATTTAAAGATGTATTTAAACCTGGTCTACACGACAGGTGTACCCGGTGGTTCTCCGAACAATGCCGACCCCTATCTTTTTCAGAATAGATTAAGAGACTATAGGCGTGCTGATTTGGGAATTTCCTATATTTTTGCAGGAAAGGATAAAACCTATGCTAAAAACCATTGGTTGCATTCCTTTAAAGAATTGAGTTTAGGCTTTGAAATTTTTAATCTTTTCAATAACCAGAACGCTATCACAAATACTTGGGTCAGGGACGTGGACAGTAAAAACGAGTTCGCCGTACCAAATTTCCTAACCTCAAGAGTTTTAAACTTAAGACTTAGAGTACGTCTTTAAACCAAAAAAATGCTTAGAATTTTAATTTTTATACTTCTCGCAACCAGCTTAAACCTTAGCGCTCAAAAGAATATTTATGAAAGTGCCAGATTTGATGAATTAAGCAATGACCATGAAGTCCTGGCCATTTTACCCTTTTTGACCAACCTAGACCTCAAAGACCAGGTTTCTAAGGAAGAACTAGGGGTATTAAAAGAAAAAGAGGGGTATGCCGTACAAAATGCCTTTGAGACCTATTTTTCTAAACGCAAGAAAAAGAAAAAACTACCGGTCGAATTTCAAAATACAAAAAACACAAAAGCAATTCTGAGCCAAAACGGTATAAATTATCAAAATATAGATGTGTATACCGTTAAGCAATTGAGCGAGATTTTGGGCGTGGACGGTATCATCAGTGGAACTTTGGACCTCAATGTTTTATTATCAAAAGGAGTTCCTACCGAGTTCAGTTTTACCGATTATTTTTCCGGAGGTGCCAATTACGGACGTATCGGCGTAAAAATTAGTGACGGGGACACTGGCAAATTGCTATGGAAGTACGAAAAGCAAATCAACAAAAAAACCGGAAAAAACACGACCGACCTTATTGATAGGATGATGAAACTTGCCATAAGAAAATTCCCCTATGAAAGAGAGCGCAAAAAAGACAGAAAAAATAAGAATTAAGTTATTGAAGCGTAAATTCCTTTAGCACACCTACCGTATAATCGATATCTTCTTTAGTATTGTATTTTGAAAATGAAAAACGTAGGGACGGCTTTTTTAAATCCTCGTCAGAAAGAATCTCGGAAAGTACGTGAGAGCCTTTATCACTCCCGGACTGGCAAGCACTGCCCTTAGAGCAAGCAATACCCTTCATATCCAAATGAAACAATAACATGAGTGCTTTTTCAGCACTAATGGGCAAACAAGCATTCACCAAGGTATAGGTACTTTTGTCTAAATCTCCAGAATGTCCGTTGAACTTCACCTCTGGAATCTCATTTTTAATGGTGTCTATGAAATACTTCTTAAGGCCTTTGACATAGCTTTGTTCTTCCTGCAAATTATCGTACGCCCTAACAAAAGCCTCTTCTAGACCTACGATATTATGAAAGGATTCGGTTCCTGCTCGGTAACCGCGTTCTTGCGAACCACCTGAAATCATACATCCAAGGCCGGAATTTTTCCTTATAAAGGCAAAACCGATACCTTTTGGCCCATGGAATTTATGTGCGGCGGCAGCCATAAAGTCAATCCCAACATCCTTTACATCCCATGGATAATGACCAATGGACTGTACCGTATCCGAGTGCACTAATGCATCATGAGCTTTAGCCAGTTTCGTGATGGCAGCAATATCTATCTTATTACCAATCTCATTATTTACGTGCATTAGGCTCACCATTTTTTTTGAATCGTCCTTTCTGAGCAAGGTTTCCAAATGGTTCATATCAGGATTGCCAAACACATCAAGTTGCACAAAGGACAAATTGATAAGACCTTTATGCGCCAATTCCTCTACCGTATGCAATACCGCATGATGCTCAATTTTGGAAGTAATAATAGTCTTTACTCCTAAATCCGCCACGGCACACCTCAAAATCATATTATCGGCCTCCGTACCTCCAGAAGTAAAAATTATCTCAGATGGTTGGGCATTTAAGTACCTGGCAATGGTCTTTCTCGCGCTCTCTATGGCCGTTTTGGCAGTTCTGCCGTAACTATGTGTAGAAGACGGGTTGCCATAGGAATTTGCCAGTGCATCTTGCATTTTTACGATTACCTCCTCACGAACCTGAGTGGTAGCCGCATTGTCTAAGTAAACATTTCTCATGATAACCTAATCTGAAATAAATAATCCTCAAAAATAATCCAAATTAAGTTAATTTGCACTTAAATGAATGACTATGGTCAGAGGCATATGTAATATTTAATTTAAATTTGAAGGATGAAGAAATACCTGCTTTTGGCAATCGCTTTAATTCAATTTTCCTGTAATGACGGTGACCTTCAAATAGAAACGGTTGATTTTGATAGTATTGAGACGGTTCAGTTTTGCGAAACCGTGGTCGTAAATGCTGAAAATCTGTTATTTAAAATTAATGGTGATGAGGCATTGATTATTGAATTACCAAGTAACCTACTTAAAAACGAAATAACTACTACGGATATAACAAGCCAAGTACCCTCCGCTACTCAAATAACATATCGTATTTTTTCAGATAATGTTAGTACCAATTACTTCTGTGACGCGATACCTCCGCTAACACCTAGCGTTATAGAGGAGATAGCGGCCCAAGACGGCCAAATTTTCATTACCACGGTAGCTGGTGAGGGAGACACTTTTGTACATACCATAAGACTCAGCGGTATTTCGTTTGTAGCGGAAAACGGTAGTAGAATCACTAATCTAGAAATTAACGAATTTGGTACCGTAACCACTTCGCTTTAACCCAGTTTTCTAAGCATTCTGATAAATATATATCTCTGTGGCACCTAGCCCATATTTTTGATAATCGGCATCATAATATTTGATATTATCGTACTTTCTAAAGAGGTACTGCAATTCTTCTTTTAAGACCCCTGCTCCTACACCGTGAATAAATACAACTTTTTGAATGCGTTTGGCTATCGCAAAATCTAACTGTCTTTTGGCGGTATCCATTTGTAGGTTAAGCATTTCATAGTTTCCCATATTCTTGGGATTTTTCACCAATTGATTAATATGAAGGTCCACTTCCATTTTTGGTAAATTCCTTTCTTTTGGTTTTGGTATTGGTCCTCTTTTCTTTTTAGGTTCTTCTTTTTCCTTTTTTACTTGTGCTACTTCGTAGTTACTGACCTTAATATCATCGGCAATCTTAACCAACTCCTCTTTATCAAAACTTAAGGGAAATCCGTCATCGGTATCCACGGTTACGGTATTACCATCTATCTGAGTAATAAAACCCTTTACGACATCGTCTATGGCCTCTACCCTATCTCCTATTTGAAAATCTGACATGAATTTATTTTAATTCCACAAAAATAATGGTATTTTTCCGCTTGAGTTTGAGAATGACCTAATGAGGTATTTAGCTTTTATTTTTTTTCTAGGCATAGAAAACTATATGCTACCCTGTTTTACCAAAAAACTTTTTGGTTTCGATTGTCCCGGATGCGGTATTCAAAGATCACTTCTACATTTGGTACGTGGAGAGTTTGGGGCCGCTTTTGAAATGTATCCGGCCATTTATCCCATGTTACTATTATTTATTTTTTTGGCGGTAGACAAATTTTTCAATTTTAAAAACTCCAATACAATTTCACGAGTACTCATGGTGGCCACTGTTGGCACTTTATTAATCAATTACATATTAAAATTCATTTAACTAAACCTTTTAATTTATGGAACAACAAAAATTACCCAACGTTACCATTGCCATGGTATTAAGCATACTTTCATTTATATGTTGCTGTTTTAGTGCAGGAATAGGTGGCATACTACTTTCTGGAATTGCATTATTTCTTGTGAATAAAGACACCAAGTTATATAGCCAAAACCCAGAGGATTATTCTAATTTTAGCACTTTAAAGACAGTTAAAATAATAGCTATAATTGGTCTTGTTATTGGTGTACTGACATTATTATGGAGTGCTTATTCTATTTTCGCAATCGGCGGATGGGAAGCCTATATGGAACAAAATCAAGAAATGTTAGAACAATTAGGAATAGAATAATCTATTAATTCATGAATCAACCCCTTCCTGGAGCAAGTAATGCCCTAACATTCGGAATTCTATCCATAGTCCTGACTATTTTCTGTTGTGGCCCTTTTGGCGCTATCTTTAGTTTTATAGGACTAAGTAGTGCAAAGAAAGCTGAACAAGTGTATCAATTGGATAGGGCGGCCTACTCCGGATATGACAATGTTAAAACTGGCAGGATTCTATCCTATATTGGTTTAGGTATTGCTGGGGTGTATCTTATCTTAGGGATAATTTATTTTGGCGCATTAGGTGCCATCATATATTCCGCAGCTTCTGAAGGAGGTTTTCAATAATTATTGATGCCATTATCATAAGAAAGTCCCGTTTCAGTTTTGAAACGGGACTTTTTTTATAATCAAAATAAAATATCTTGTAGCGTTTATTTAAACTCTTCCAATGTCCTTTGGATAATGGCGACACAGTCCAATAATTGCTCTTTGGTCATCACCAAAGGAGGTGCAAAACGAATAATGTTTCCATGCGTTGGCTTGGCCAACAACCCATTCTCCTTTAGAGCCATACAAATATCCCATGCCGTAGAACTTTGCTCGGTATCGTTGATTAAGATAGCGTTTAAAAGTCCCTTTCCACGTACACTAAGTACCAAATCGCAAGACGGGATAAACTTATTTAGTTCTTCCCTGAATAGTTCTCCCAATTCAGAAGCGTTCTGTGCTAACTCCTCTTCTTTTACCACTTCTAAAGCGGCCATACCAACAGCGGCGGCAATGGGGTTGCCACCAAAAGTACTTCCGTGATTGCCAGGACGAATCACTTCCATTACAGGGTCATTGGCTAAAACCGCAGAAACAGGGTAGGCCCCACCGGACAATGCTTTTCCAAGGATGAGAATATCCGGTTTAACCTCCGGAGTTCCGCTACAGTGCTTGTCGCTACAGGAACAATTACCACATGTGGCCAACAAACGTCCTGTTCTAGCAATGCCGGTCTGAACTTCATCTGCAATGAAGAGTACGTTATATTTTTCGCAAAGGGCCTTTGCTTTACTTAAATATCCTTCAAATGGAACATATACACCGGCTTCGCCCTGTATAGGTTCGACCAAAAATCCTGCGACGTTCGGATTATTTTTTAGAGTATCTTCAAGAGCAGCTAGATTGTCATATGCAATCTTGATAAATCCGTCCGTATACGGCCCAAAATTCTTACGTGCAACAGGGTCGTTAGAGAAAGATATAATAGTTGTAGTACGCCCGTGAAAATTATTTTCGCATACGATGATTTGGGCATTGTTTTCCGCAATACCTTTCTTTTCGTAAGCCCATTTTCTACATATCTTCAGTGCAGTTTCCACGGCTTCAGCGCCAGTATTCATAGGCAAAAGCTTATCAAAATGAAACGTTTCGGTGGCATACTTCTCGTATTTTCCCAACATATCATTATAAAATGCCCTCGAAGTCAATGAAAGTGTTTCTGCTTGCCTAGTCATGGCTCCCACTATTTTAGGGTGACAGTGTCCTTGGTTTACCGCTGAATAAGCCGAAAGAAAATCGTAATACTTTTTTCCCTCTACGTCCCAAACATGAACGCCTTCCCCTCTACTTAAAACTACGGGCAGTGGGTGGTAATTGTGCGCCCCGTGTTTGTTCTCTAATTCAATTGCTTGCTGCGATGTTAATTGTTCTAAAACAGCCATTTTAATAAAATTTAAATTAAAATAAAATAACCATTCCTTCTGTACCTTTATCCTTTCAAATCCCGAACCGTCGGGAGAAAATTCAGCGTAGGAGAGAAATCATCCTTAGTAGAGCTGCTAAATTAATAAAATTTACCTTAAGAATATGTTTCTCACTACGGTTTGAGATTATGAAGTTTTGCAATAGTAGTGACCTTTTGTATCAATTAGGTGTCCTAATTAAAACACTAACACTAAAAATAGTAAGATGGAAGTATTTCAAAACATGCTTAATAGCATAAGTAATTCAGCAGGAGATTTTTTGCCAAGCACATTGGGAGCACTATTAATATTGATTATAGGGTGGTTCATAGCAGGTTTCCTAAAACGTATCATCACCAGATTGATTAAAAAAAGTGGTATCGATGAACGAATTAAAAGTGATAAAATAACGATATCCAAGTTTATTGGTAAGCTCGTATATTTTTTAGCTATGATATTTGTGTTTACCCTAGTTCTTGAAAAGTTAGGTATGCAAAGCGTTCTTGATCCAGTAAAAAATCTACTTAATGGCTTTCTGGCCTATATCCCAAATATAATCGGAGCCGGATTAGTTGGTTATATTGGTTATATGTTGGCCACTATGGTTTCTGAGCTTGTAGGTCTCTCTGGCGATACCATTAAATCATTTCTTCCCAAACTTGGTATTTCAGAAGGTTTTGATTTGGTGGGTATCCTTAAGAAAGTAGTATTCATATTTATCTTTATCCCGCTCCTTATCTCGGCATTGAATATCCTGAATATGGATACCATTTCGGAGCCTGCAACAGCAATACTTACACAATTCTTCAGTGCGGTCCCCAAGGTGCTTTTAGCCGCATTTATCTTAATTCTATTTGTCGTTGGTGGAAAGTTTATCTCACAGATGGTTAGAGACATTTTGGATAAAATGAATTTGAATAAACTAGTTGGTCAACTTCACTTAGGAGATATGACAAAAAATACGAACTTATCTAAAACTATAGCCAACATTGCTTACTTTTTCATCATTATTTTTGGCCTGTTGACAGCATTGGAAAAATTAGAATTTGCTCAACTCACCGAGATTATACAAACGGTTACTGCTTTATCGGGTAAAATTTTATTTGGACTCGTTATTATTCTCATTGGTAATTGGGTAAGTATCATGGCTAAAAATGCCTTCGGTAAAAATCAATCCAATGGTTTTGTGGCATCAATAATCCGAACGGCAATATTAGCCATATTCTTGGCAATGGGCCTAAAGACCATGGGTATGGCGGATGACATTATTAACATGGCGTTTGGTATCACCTTAGGTACCATAGCCGTGACGGTAGCCCTATCCTTTGGACTAGGAGGTAGAGAAGCCGCGGGTAAACAAATGGGCAAAATTCTAGAAAAATTCAATAGTAAATAATATACAAGGAATAGGTTAGGTTTTTTTGGGAACGCTTTATAAGCGTTCCCATTTTTATTTTAAAAAATCTAAAATCAGGTTATTGCACAACTTAAATTATGAGTTATTATTCTCTTAAAACCCGCTACATATCTAGAGTGATTGCTATTTTTGTTCAATGCGAAAAAATAAGAGACGTCAGGTTTTTGAAAATGTTGAGGTACTGGATGCAGGTGCTAAGGGAAAAACTATAGGCAAAGCTCCTGACGGACGCGTAATTTTCTTGACCAATGCTGTTCCTGGTGATGTTGTTGATGTCCAAACGACCAAAAAACGAAAGGCATATTTTGAAGGAACGGCCACGGCCTTCCATACCAAATCCGATAAAAGAGTACAACCGGAATGCAAACATTTTGGCGTATGTGGTGGGTGTAAATGGCAGAATATGGGCTATGAACATCAGCTCTTCTACAAACAAAAAGAGGTTGAGAACAACCTAAAAAGAATAGGTCACTTGGAGCTTCCGGTAATTACACCTATAAAAGGTTCGGAAAAAAAATACTTCTATCGTAACAAGATGGAATTCTCCTTTTCTGACAGCAGATGGCTAACACTGGAGGAATTACAGTCGGATATTATTTTTGAAGACAAGAATGCACTTGGATTTCATATTCCCGGAATGTGGGATAAAATTCTAGACATCGAAAAATGTCATCTACAGGAGGACCCTTCAAATGCCATTAGATTAGAAACCAAGGACTTTGCCCAAAAGAAAGGGCTTACATTTTTTAATCCAAGAAATCAATACGGGATGTTGCGTACATTAATGATACGCACGTCTTCTACGGGAGAAATTATGGTATTGATTCAGTTTTATGAGGATAATGAAGCAAAAAGAAATCTGCTTTTGAATCACCTTTCGCAGACCTTTCCACAAATAACGGCGTTACTTTATGTAATCAACCAAAAACAGAACGATACAATTTACGACCAAGATATTATCTGTTATAAAGGAAGGGACCATATTTTTGAGGAAATGGAAGGCTTACGGTTTAAGATAAATGCGAAGTCTTTCTATCAGACCAATTCGGAACAGGCTTACGAACTTTATAAGATTACTAGGGATTTTGCTAGCTTAAAGGGCGATGAACTGGTTTATGATCTGTACACAGGTACAGGCACTATAGCACAGTTCATCTCAAAAAAGGCCAAAAAAGTAGTGGGTATAGAAGCGGTTCCTGAAGCAATTTTGGATGCAAAAGAAAATGCAGAGCGAAATAATATTTCTAATGCAGATTTCTTCGTGGGTGATATGAAAAATGTTTTTAATGAAACGTTTATCGCTGAAAATGGTATTCCCGATGTTATTATTACTGATCCACCCAGAGATGGTATGCATAAAGACGTAGTACAACAAATACTAACTATTGCCCCAAACAAAATAGTTTACGTAAGCTGTAATTCTGCTACACAGGCTAGGGATTTGGCACTCATGAAAGAGCTGTATGATGTAACTAAAGTGCAACCCGTGGATATGTTCCCACAAACGCACCACGTAGAAAATGTTGTACTTTTAGAAAAGAAAAAATAGCATGAAAATTTTTAGAATAGCTTTTTTT
This genomic window from Maribacter sp. MJ134 contains:
- the rlmD gene encoding 23S rRNA (uracil(1939)-C(5))-methyltransferase RlmD, coding for MRKNKRRQVFENVEVLDAGAKGKTIGKAPDGRVIFLTNAVPGDVVDVQTTKKRKAYFEGTATAFHTKSDKRVQPECKHFGVCGGCKWQNMGYEHQLFYKQKEVENNLKRIGHLELPVITPIKGSEKKYFYRNKMEFSFSDSRWLTLEELQSDIIFEDKNALGFHIPGMWDKILDIEKCHLQEDPSNAIRLETKDFAQKKGLTFFNPRNQYGMLRTLMIRTSSTGEIMVLIQFYEDNEAKRNLLLNHLSQTFPQITALLYVINQKQNDTIYDQDIICYKGRDHIFEEMEGLRFKINAKSFYQTNSEQAYELYKITRDFASLKGDELVYDLYTGTGTIAQFISKKAKKVVGIEAVPEAILDAKENAERNNISNADFFVGDMKNVFNETFIAENGIPDVIITDPPRDGMHKDVVQQILTIAPNKIVYVSCNSATQARDLALMKELYDVTKVQPVDMFPQTHHVENVVLLEKKK
- the rocD gene encoding ornithine--oxo-acid transaminase; protein product: MAVLEQLTSQQAIELENKHGAHNYHPLPVVLSRGEGVHVWDVEGKKYYDFLSAYSAVNQGHCHPKIVGAMTRQAETLSLTSRAFYNDMLGKYEKYATETFHFDKLLPMNTGAEAVETALKICRKWAYEKKGIAENNAQIIVCENNFHGRTTTIISFSNDPVARKNFGPYTDGFIKIAYDNLAALEDTLKNNPNVAGFLVEPIQGEAGVYVPFEGYLSKAKALCEKYNVLFIADEVQTGIARTGRLLATCGNCSCSDKHCSGTPEVKPDILILGKALSGGAYPVSAVLANDPVMEVIRPGNHGSTFGGNPIAAAVGMAALEVVKEEELAQNASELGELFREELNKFIPSCDLVLSVRGKGLLNAILINDTEQSSTAWDICMALKENGLLAKPTHGNIIRFAPPLVMTKEQLLDCVAIIQRTLEEFK
- a CDS encoding mechanosensitive ion channel; the encoded protein is MEVFQNMLNSISNSAGDFLPSTLGALLILIIGWFIAGFLKRIITRLIKKSGIDERIKSDKITISKFIGKLVYFLAMIFVFTLVLEKLGMQSVLDPVKNLLNGFLAYIPNIIGAGLVGYIGYMLATMVSELVGLSGDTIKSFLPKLGISEGFDLVGILKKVVFIFIFIPLLISALNILNMDTISEPATAILTQFFSAVPKVLLAAFILILFVVGGKFISQMVRDILDKMNLNKLVGQLHLGDMTKNTNLSKTIANIAYFFIIIFGLLTALEKLEFAQLTEIIQTVTALSGKILFGLVIILIGNWVSIMAKNAFGKNQSNGFVASIIRTAILAIFLAMGLKTMGMADDIINMAFGITLGTIAVTVALSFGLGGREAAGKQMGKILEKFNSK
- a CDS encoding CCC motif membrane protein; translation: MNQPLPGASNALTFGILSIVLTIFCCGPFGAIFSFIGLSSAKKAEQVYQLDRAAYSGYDNVKTGRILSYIGLGIAGVYLILGIIYFGALGAIIYSAASEGGFQ
- a CDS encoding DUF2752 domain-containing protein; this encodes MLPCFTKKLFGFDCPGCGIQRSLLHLVRGEFGAAFEMYPAIYPMLLLFIFLAVDKFFNFKNSNTISRVLMVATVGTLLINYILKFI
- a CDS encoding CCC motif membrane protein — encoded protein: MEQQKLPNVTIAMVLSILSFICCCFSAGIGGILLSGIALFLVNKDTKLYSQNPEDYSNFSTLKTVKIIAIIGLVIGVLTLLWSAYSIFAIGGWEAYMEQNQEMLEQLGIE
- a CDS encoding cysteine desulfurase family protein, with amino-acid sequence MRNVYLDNAATTQVREEVIVKMQDALANSYGNPSSTHSYGRTAKTAIESARKTIARYLNAQPSEIIFTSGGTEADNMILRCAVADLGVKTIITSKIEHHAVLHTVEELAHKGLINLSFVQLDVFGNPDMNHLETLLRKDDSKKMVSLMHVNNEIGNKIDIAAITKLAKAHDALVHSDTVQSIGHYPWDVKDVGIDFMAAAAHKFHGPKGIGFAFIRKNSGLGCMISGGSQERGYRAGTESFHNIVGLEEAFVRAYDNLQEEQSYVKGLKKYFIDTIKNEIPEVKFNGHSGDLDKSTYTLVNACLPISAEKALMLLFHLDMKGIACSKGSACQSGSDKGSHVLSEILSDEDLKKPSLRFSFSKYNTKEDIDYTVGVLKEFTLQ
- a CDS encoding TonB-dependent receptor plug domain-containing protein; translation: MRFCKLFLLFFITYHFNGRAQNATITGIVLNERNVPLTDVNISAGVLGTTTDKDGFYILQITADTETDIVFTHIGHKEVRLENLILTTNETYEFNPVLRNDVIQVDGVTVTPRGEKEASGILSISPEKIRKIPGANAGVENILKLLPGVSSNNELSTQYAVRGGNYDENLVYINEIEVYRPFLVRSAQQEGLSFVNSDLVQNVKFSAGGFQAKYGDKLSSVLDITYKNPVTFSAQGDFSLLGASASLETISKNKKLSSITGVRYRNNSLLVNSQQTTANLNPSFTDVQSYITYRISNKFNLNFLGNLSVNNYRNEPLKRETNFGTIDEPRALVVFYEGRENNRFATALGAVKGNYYLNDKTTLKLITSLYHTTEEEYSDVIASYELGDVNSNLGSENLGEIQNARGIGSQFNRTRNDLDALIFNINHRGVHKNGNTVLEWGLKYTHEDIRDQLGESEFIDSAGFSVRPINPAFVNNQPETPFNAPLVPFTGLNATNFVKTNRFSGYAQMATQKKWNTNDLYYNIGVRAHYWTVSGTNVEKVSQVVFSPRAQIALKPDWDKDMLFRFSTGLYHQPPFYRELRDLTGTINPNVKAQKSLHFVLGNEYSFLLWNRPFTLISEGYYKNLDNVNAYTLEDVRIRYAADNDATAYVYGAELRLNGAFVPGTESWVSLGYLKTEENRNGRGFIARPTDQRIKIGILFQDYVATIPDLKMYLNLVYTTGVPGGSPNNADPYLFQNRLRDYRRADLGISYIFAGKDKTYAKNHWLHSFKELSLGFEIFNLFNNQNAITNTWVRDVDSKNEFAVPNFLTSRVLNLRLRVRL
- a CDS encoding Smr/MutS family protein, producing the protein MSDFQIGDRVEAIDDVVKGFITQIDGNTVTVDTDDGFPLSFDKEELVKIADDIKVSNYEVAQVKKEKEEPKKKRGPIPKPKERNLPKMEVDLHINQLVKNPKNMGNYEMLNLQMDTAKRQLDFAIAKRIQKVVFIHGVGAGVLKEELQYLFRKYDNIKYYDADYQKYGLGATEIYIYQNA